The following proteins come from a genomic window of Cronobacter muytjensii ATCC 51329:
- the puuD gene encoding gamma-glutamyl-gamma-aminobutyrate hydrolase has product MGIIFNRPLIGVVMCRNSIKGHPSQTLQEKYINAVLNAGGLPVPLPHIVAEPVLLDQLLAELDGIVLPGSPSNVQPHLYGENGDEPAADPGRDTLSIALIERALERRIPLFAICRGLQELVVATGGTLYRRLFDQPELLEHREDPELPLEQQYAPSHEVQVVPGGLISKLIPGCNTFWVNSLHGQGARTLGAQLRVEARSPDGLVEAASVVEHPFALGVQWHPEWNSSEYALSRLLFEGFITACRGYREEKPRPA; this is encoded by the coding sequence ATGGGCATTATATTTAACAGGCCGTTGATTGGCGTAGTGATGTGCAGAAACAGTATTAAGGGGCACCCGAGCCAGACGTTGCAAGAGAAGTACATTAACGCCGTGCTTAACGCCGGCGGCTTGCCGGTGCCCCTGCCTCATATCGTCGCTGAGCCTGTTCTTCTCGATCAGCTGCTGGCCGAACTCGACGGGATAGTGCTCCCCGGCAGCCCCAGCAATGTCCAGCCGCACCTGTATGGTGAAAACGGCGATGAGCCTGCCGCCGACCCCGGGCGGGACACTCTGAGCATCGCGCTGATAGAGCGCGCGCTGGAAAGGCGCATCCCCCTTTTCGCCATCTGTCGCGGGCTTCAGGAACTGGTTGTCGCGACAGGAGGGACGCTGTATCGTCGGCTGTTCGATCAACCGGAGCTGCTGGAGCACCGGGAAGATCCCGAGCTTCCGCTGGAGCAGCAATACGCCCCATCCCACGAAGTGCAGGTCGTGCCGGGCGGACTTATCAGCAAACTGATACCGGGCTGCAATACGTTTTGGGTAAATTCACTGCATGGTCAGGGCGCCCGCACGCTGGGCGCGCAGCTGCGCGTCGAGGCGCGCTCGCCGGATGGCCTGGTGGAAGCCGCAAGCGTCGTCGAACATCCGTTTGCACTGGGGGTGCAGTGGCACCCGGAATGGAACAGCAGCGAATACGCACTCTCGCGGCTGTTGTTTGAGGGTTTTATTACCGCCTGTCGGGGGTATCGGGAAGAAAAGCCCCGACCCGCCTGA
- the puuR gene encoding HTH-type transcriptional regulator PuuR — translation MSDVTLAPGKRLAQIRQQLGLSQRRVAELSGLTHSAISTIEQDKVSPAISTQQKLLKVYGLSLSEFFAEPEKPDEPQVVINQDDLIEIGSQGVSMKLIHNGNPHRTLAMLFETYQPGTTTGERIKHQGEEIGTLLEGEIVLTVNGQTFHLTAGQSYAINTGIPHSFSNTSAGICRIISAHTPTTF, via the coding sequence ATGAGCGATGTCACCCTGGCGCCGGGGAAGCGTTTAGCGCAGATCCGCCAGCAACTGGGTTTGTCGCAGCGCCGCGTCGCTGAGCTTTCCGGGCTAACGCATAGCGCTATCAGCACCATTGAACAGGACAAAGTCAGTCCGGCCATCAGCACCCAGCAAAAGCTGCTGAAGGTTTACGGGCTTTCGCTGTCGGAATTTTTCGCCGAACCAGAAAAACCGGACGAACCCCAGGTCGTCATCAATCAGGACGATTTGATTGAGATTGGCAGTCAGGGCGTTTCGATGAAGCTGATTCATAACGGGAACCCCCATCGCACGCTGGCGATGCTTTTTGAAACCTACCAGCCCGGCACCACGACCGGGGAGAGGATCAAACATCAGGGTGAAGAGATTGGCACCCTGCTGGAAGGGGAAATCGTGCTGACCGTCAATGGCCAGACGTTCCACCTGACCGCAGGCCAGAGCTATGCCATCAACACCGGCATACCTCACAGCTTCAGCAATACCTCGGCCGGGATCTGCCGCATTATCAGCGCGCATACGCCCACCACCTTCTGA
- a CDS encoding glutamine synthetase family protein, with the protein METNIVEVENFVHHSEERRTSAFAREVNAYLERYPLTEYVDVMLTDLNGAFRGKRIPVAGLLKVEKGCYFPASVFAMDILGNVVEEAGLGQDLGEPDRRCVPVAGSLVPSATDPEYLGQLLLTMQDEDGTPFDVEPRNVLNRLWQQLRQRGLHPVVAVELEFYLIDRQRDAEGYLQPPCAPGTQDRNTQSQVYSVDNLDRFADVLSDIDELARMQRIPADGAVAEASPGQFEINLHHTDNVLQACDHALALKRLVRLVAEKHGMQATFMAKPYEEHAGSGMHIHISIVDDNGQNVLALPDGDDSALLKQALAGMIDMLPASMALLAPNVNSYRRFQPGMYVPTQASWGHNNRTVALRIPCGDRDSHRVEYRVAGADANPYLVMSAVLAGIVHGLENDLPLPEAVEGNGLEQEGTPFPIRQSDALYEFQVHPAMRERLGTRFCEVFHACKNDELIQFERLITETEIEWMLKNA; encoded by the coding sequence ATGGAAACCAATATCGTGGAAGTAGAGAATTTTGTGCATCACAGTGAAGAGAGGCGAACCAGTGCGTTTGCCCGCGAAGTTAATGCCTACCTGGAGCGTTACCCGTTGACGGAGTATGTCGACGTGATGCTCACCGATCTTAACGGCGCTTTTCGCGGCAAACGCATCCCGGTGGCAGGTCTGCTGAAAGTCGAGAAGGGCTGTTACTTCCCGGCCTCGGTTTTTGCGATGGATATCCTGGGTAATGTGGTGGAAGAGGCGGGGCTGGGACAGGATCTCGGCGAGCCGGACCGCCGTTGCGTACCCGTGGCGGGCAGCCTTGTGCCGTCGGCGACTGACCCGGAATATCTCGGGCAGCTCCTGCTGACCATGCAGGATGAAGATGGTACTCCCTTTGACGTTGAGCCGCGCAATGTGCTTAACCGGCTCTGGCAGCAGCTGCGCCAGCGCGGTCTGCACCCGGTGGTAGCGGTAGAGCTGGAGTTCTATCTCATTGACCGCCAGCGCGACGCGGAAGGCTATCTCCAGCCGCCGTGCGCGCCCGGCACGCAGGATCGCAACACCCAAAGCCAGGTCTACTCGGTGGACAATCTCGACCGCTTCGCCGACGTATTAAGCGATATCGACGAGCTGGCGCGGATGCAGAGAATCCCGGCCGACGGTGCCGTGGCGGAAGCCTCGCCGGGCCAGTTTGAAATCAACCTCCACCATACCGACAATGTGTTACAGGCCTGCGATCACGCGCTGGCGCTCAAGCGTCTGGTGCGGCTGGTGGCTGAAAAGCATGGCATGCAGGCCACCTTTATGGCCAAACCCTATGAAGAACACGCCGGCAGCGGCATGCATATTCATATCAGCATCGTCGATGACAACGGCCAGAACGTGCTGGCGCTGCCCGACGGCGACGACTCCGCGCTGCTGAAGCAGGCGCTCGCCGGGATGATCGATATGCTGCCCGCCTCCATGGCGTTACTGGCGCCGAACGTCAACTCCTACCGCCGTTTCCAGCCGGGCATGTATGTGCCGACCCAGGCCTCATGGGGCCACAACAACCGCACCGTGGCGCTGCGCATTCCCTGCGGCGATCGCGACAGCCACCGCGTGGAATATCGCGTGGCGGGTGCCGATGCGAACCCTTATCTCGTGATGTCTGCGGTGCTTGCAGGTATAGTGCACGGCCTGGAAAACGACTTGCCGCTGCCCGAGGCTGTGGAAGGCAACGGTCTGGAGCAGGAAGGAACGCCGTTTCCTATCCGTCAGAGCGATGCCCTGTACGAATTCCAGGTTCATCCGGCGATGCGCGAGCGGCTGGGCACGCGTTTTTGCGAGGTGTTTCACGCCTGTAAAAACGACGAGCTTATCCAGTTCGAACGGCTCATCACCGAAACGGAAATTGAGTGGATGCTGAAAAACGCCTGA
- the flhA gene encoding formate hydrogenlyase transcriptional activator FlhA, with protein sequence MSYTPMSDLGQQGLFDITRTLMRQPDLCALAEALQSLLTASGMADRVNILLYHPRHQRTCFYSVDGVGNAVTYEDETVLSHGPVRRLLSRPEVLHCRYEEFAETWPQLAALPLYPPFGHYCLAPLAAEGHIFGGCEFIRDARESFSEKEFSRLQTLTQIVSVAAEQIQTRLGNSQDYALLCRERDDFRILVAITNAVLSKLHLDELVTEISHEIHRYFNIDSISIVLPSARKGKLTVYSTHYVDEAAPLHDHSEVQEKGTLSARVFSTREMLLVKLHQRDELAPYEQMLFEMWNDQIQTICLLPLMFGEKMLGVLKLAQCEEHIFTAANLKLLRQIAERIAIAVDNALAYQEIHRLKERLVDENLALTEQINNVPADFGEIIGRSDAMMAVMKQVEMVAKSDSTVLILGETGTGKELIARAIHNLSDRNGRRMVKLNCAAMPAGLLESDLFGHERGAFTGASAQRIGRFELADKSSLFLDEVGDMPLELQPKLLRVLQEQEFERLGSNKVIQTDVRLIAATNRDLRQMVADREFRSDLYYRLNVFPIQLPPLRERPEDIPLLVKAFTFKIARRLGRSIDSIPAETLHTLSQMEWQGNVRELENVIERAVLLTRGNVLQLSLPELTLRPAKKPAAPPVDVRDGEDEVARIIRVLKETNGVIAGPKGAAARLGVKRTTLLSRMKRLGIDKDAL encoded by the coding sequence ATGTCATACACACCCATGAGCGATCTCGGCCAGCAAGGGTTGTTCGATATCACTCGTACTCTGATGCGCCAGCCCGATCTGTGCGCGCTGGCGGAGGCGTTGCAATCGCTGCTTACCGCCTCAGGCATGGCGGATCGGGTCAACATTCTGCTTTATCACCCCAGGCATCAGCGCACCTGCTTTTACAGCGTCGACGGCGTCGGCAATGCAGTGACATATGAAGACGAAACGGTGCTTTCCCACGGCCCGGTGCGGCGGCTGCTGTCGCGCCCGGAGGTACTGCACTGCCGGTATGAGGAGTTCGCTGAGACCTGGCCGCAGCTCGCCGCCCTGCCGCTCTACCCGCCGTTTGGCCACTACTGCCTGGCGCCGCTCGCCGCCGAAGGGCATATTTTCGGCGGCTGCGAGTTTATCCGCGACGCGCGCGAAAGCTTCAGCGAAAAGGAGTTCTCCCGGCTACAGACGCTGACGCAGATAGTGAGCGTGGCGGCGGAGCAGATCCAGACGCGCCTTGGCAACAGCCAGGATTACGCGCTGCTGTGTCGCGAGCGCGACGACTTTCGCATCCTTGTCGCCATTACCAATGCGGTGCTCTCCAAGCTGCATCTCGACGAACTGGTGACCGAGATCTCGCACGAGATCCACCGCTATTTCAATATCGACTCGATAAGCATCGTGCTGCCGTCTGCGCGCAAGGGCAAACTGACGGTCTATTCCACGCACTACGTTGACGAAGCCGCGCCGCTGCACGATCACAGTGAGGTACAGGAGAAAGGCACGCTCTCCGCCAGAGTATTCAGCACGCGCGAAATGCTGCTGGTGAAACTGCACCAGCGCGATGAGCTCGCGCCTTACGAGCAGATGCTGTTTGAGATGTGGAACGACCAGATCCAGACCATCTGCCTGCTGCCCCTGATGTTTGGCGAGAAAATGCTCGGCGTGCTGAAGCTCGCGCAGTGCGAGGAGCACATTTTCACCGCCGCCAATTTAAAACTGCTGCGCCAGATCGCCGAGCGTATCGCCATCGCCGTGGATAACGCGCTGGCGTATCAGGAGATCCATCGCCTGAAAGAGCGTCTGGTGGATGAAAACCTGGCGCTGACCGAGCAAATCAACAACGTACCGGCGGATTTCGGTGAAATCATCGGCCGTTCGGACGCCATGATGGCCGTGATGAAACAGGTAGAGATGGTGGCGAAAAGCGACAGTACGGTGCTGATCCTTGGTGAAACCGGCACCGGGAAAGAGCTTATCGCGCGCGCTATCCATAACCTGAGCGACCGTAACGGACGGCGGATGGTGAAACTCAACTGCGCGGCGATGCCCGCAGGCCTGCTGGAGAGCGATCTGTTCGGCCACGAGCGCGGCGCCTTTACCGGCGCGAGCGCCCAGCGCATTGGTCGTTTTGAGCTTGCCGACAAGAGCAGTCTGTTTCTCGATGAAGTGGGCGATATGCCGCTGGAGCTACAGCCGAAGCTGCTGCGCGTCTTGCAGGAGCAGGAGTTCGAGCGGCTCGGCAGCAATAAAGTTATCCAGACCGACGTGCGGCTTATCGCCGCCACTAACCGTGACTTGCGCCAGATGGTGGCCGACCGCGAGTTTCGCAGCGATCTCTACTACCGCCTGAACGTATTCCCCATTCAACTGCCGCCGCTGCGCGAACGCCCGGAGGATATCCCGCTGCTGGTGAAGGCGTTCACCTTTAAAATCGCCCGTCGCCTGGGGCGCAGCATCGACAGTATTCCCGCCGAAACGCTGCACACGTTAAGCCAGATGGAGTGGCAGGGTAACGTGCGCGAGCTGGAGAACGTGATTGAGCGCGCCGTGCTGCTGACGCGCGGCAATGTGTTGCAGCTCTCGTTGCCGGAGCTGACGCTGCGCCCGGCGAAAAAACCGGCCGCACCGCCCGTTGATGTGCGCGACGGCGAAGACGAGGTGGCGCGGATTATCCGGGTATTAAAAGAAACCAACGGCGTTATCGCCGGGCCAAAAGGCGCCGCCGCGCGTCTTGGCGTGAAGCGCACCACGCTGCTTTCCCGCATGAAACGGCTGGGGATCGATAAGGACGCGTTGTAA
- the hypE gene encoding hydrogenase expression/formation protein HypE yields the protein MNTITLAHGSGGQAMQLLINRLFMQAFDNPWLAEQEDQARLPVTELAASGDRIAFSTDSYVIDPLFFPGGDIGKLAICGTANDVAVSGALPRWLSCGFIIEEGLPMATLEQVAQSMAATARAAGIQIVTGDTKVVPRGAADKIFINTAGLGAIPAGLHWGARQLAPGDVLLVSGTLGDHGATILNLRENLGLEGELASDCALLSPLIQRLRDVPGVKALRDATRGGVNAVAHEFAASAGCGIELQERALPLKPAVRGVCELLGLDALNFANEGKLVIGVARESVATALSALHAHPLGREAAVIGEVVAQKGVRVAGLYGVKRTLDLPHSEPLPRIC from the coding sequence ATGAACACGATTACCCTCGCCCACGGCAGCGGCGGGCAGGCGATGCAGCTGCTGATCAACCGCTTGTTTATGCAGGCGTTCGACAACCCGTGGCTCGCCGAGCAGGAAGATCAGGCGCGTCTGCCGGTCACCGAGCTGGCCGCGAGCGGCGATCGGATCGCCTTCTCCACGGACAGTTACGTGATTGACCCGCTGTTTTTCCCCGGTGGCGATATCGGCAAGCTCGCCATCTGCGGCACCGCCAATGACGTGGCGGTCAGCGGCGCGCTGCCGCGCTGGCTCTCCTGCGGGTTTATCATAGAAGAAGGTCTGCCGATGGCGACGCTTGAGCAGGTGGCGCAGAGCATGGCGGCCACCGCGCGCGCGGCGGGCATCCAGATTGTCACCGGCGACACCAAAGTGGTGCCGCGCGGCGCGGCAGATAAAATTTTCATTAACACCGCCGGGCTGGGCGCTATCCCTGCCGGCCTGCACTGGGGCGCGCGGCAGCTTGCGCCCGGCGATGTGCTGCTGGTCTCCGGCACGCTTGGCGACCACGGCGCGACTATCCTCAACCTGCGTGAAAACCTGGGACTTGAGGGCGAGCTCGCGAGCGACTGCGCCCTGCTTTCGCCGCTCATTCAGCGCCTGCGCGACGTGCCGGGCGTGAAGGCGCTGCGCGACGCCACCCGCGGCGGCGTCAATGCCGTAGCGCATGAGTTTGCGGCAAGCGCGGGCTGCGGAATAGAACTCCAGGAGCGCGCGCTGCCGCTGAAGCCCGCAGTGCGCGGCGTCTGCGAACTGCTCGGCCTTGATGCGCTGAACTTCGCCAATGAGGGCAAACTGGTCATCGGCGTGGCGCGAGAGTCCGTGGCGACGGCGCTTTCGGCGCTGCACGCGCACCCGCTGGGGCGCGAGGCGGCGGTTATTGGCGAGGTGGTGGCGCAGAAAGGGGTGCGCGTCGCCGGGCTGTATGGCGTGAAGCGCACGCTTGATCTGCCGCACAGCGAACCTTTACCCCGGATTTGCTAA
- a CDS encoding APC family permease codes for MAINVDLNVAAARPQLRKSLKLWQVVMMGLAYLTPMTVFDTFGIVSGISNGHVPASYLLALAGVLFTAISYGKLVKRFPTAGSAYTYAQQAINPHVGFLVGWSSLLDYLFLPMINVLLAKLYLSAMFPDVPQWIWVVLYVGIMTIANLKSVNLVANFNTLFVTVQVAIIAVFIFLVIHGLHNGEGAGTVWSVQPFISENAQLLPIITGATIVCFSFLGFDAVTTLSEETPDAGKTIPRAIFLTALYGGVIFIAASFFIQLFFPTMGRFKEPDAALPEIALYVGGKLFQSVFLCCTFVNTLASGLASHASVSRLLYVMGRDNVFPEKVFGYVHPKWRTPALNVILVGVVALSALSFDLVTATALINFGALVAFTFVNLSVVNHFFLREGRNKGWKDRVNYLILPLVGALTVAVLWLNLEKSSLTMGLIWAALGLAYLTWLTRRFRQPPPMFKGE; via the coding sequence ATGGCGATTAACGTCGATCTCAATGTGGCCGCGGCGCGTCCGCAGCTGCGCAAATCGCTTAAACTCTGGCAGGTGGTGATGATGGGCCTCGCCTATCTGACCCCGATGACCGTGTTCGACACCTTCGGCATTGTCTCCGGCATCAGCAACGGCCACGTCCCGGCCTCCTATTTGCTGGCGCTCGCAGGCGTACTCTTTACCGCCATCAGCTACGGCAAGCTGGTGAAGCGCTTCCCGACGGCGGGCTCCGCCTACACTTACGCCCAGCAGGCGATTAACCCCCACGTCGGTTTTCTGGTGGGCTGGTCGTCGCTTCTCGATTATCTGTTCCTGCCGATGATCAATGTTCTGCTGGCGAAGCTCTATCTCTCCGCGATGTTCCCGGATGTGCCCCAGTGGATCTGGGTAGTGCTCTATGTCGGGATCATGACCATCGCCAACCTTAAAAGCGTCAACCTGGTGGCGAACTTCAATACCCTGTTTGTGACGGTACAGGTGGCTATCATCGCGGTGTTTATCTTTCTGGTGATCCACGGGCTGCATAACGGCGAAGGGGCGGGCACCGTCTGGTCGGTACAGCCCTTTATCAGCGAAAATGCGCAGCTACTGCCGATTATTACCGGCGCGACCATCGTCTGTTTCTCGTTCCTTGGCTTTGACGCGGTGACGACGCTCTCTGAAGAGACGCCGGACGCCGGGAAAACCATTCCGCGCGCGATTTTTCTCACCGCGTTATATGGCGGCGTGATTTTCATCGCCGCCTCATTCTTTATTCAGCTCTTTTTCCCGACGATGGGACGCTTTAAAGAGCCGGACGCGGCGCTGCCGGAAATAGCGCTGTACGTGGGCGGCAAGCTGTTCCAGTCGGTGTTCCTGTGCTGTACGTTTGTGAACACGCTGGCGTCGGGGCTGGCGTCGCACGCGAGCGTGTCGCGCCTGCTGTATGTGATGGGGCGCGACAATGTCTTTCCGGAAAAAGTGTTCGGCTATGTGCACCCGAAATGGCGCACGCCGGCGCTGAACGTGATTCTGGTGGGCGTGGTGGCGCTAAGCGCGCTGTCGTTCGACCTCGTGACGGCGACGGCGTTGATTAACTTCGGCGCGCTGGTGGCCTTTACGTTTGTGAACCTGTCGGTGGTGAACCATTTCTTCCTGCGCGAAGGGCGTAACAAAGGGTGGAAGGACCGGGTGAACTATCTGATCCTGCCGCTGGTCGGCGCGCTGACGGTGGCGGTACTCTGGCTGAATCTGGAGAAAAGCTCGCTGACGATGGGGCTCATCTGGGCGGCGCTCGGGCTCGCGTACCTGACGTGGCTTACGCGCCGCTTCCGCCAGCCGCCGCCGATGTTTAAAGGCGAGTGA
- a CDS encoding NAD(P)/FAD-dependent oxidoreductase, giving the protein MTEHVNSYYAASANPHAPFPTLTESVQCDVCIIGGGYTGLSSALHLVEQGYDVVLLESARIGYGASGRNGGQVVNSYSRDIDVIEARYGTDTARMLGSMMFEGGEIIRERIARYDIQCDYRPGGLFVALNRKQYLGLMEQKANWERYGNNGLELLDADAVRGEIASQRYTGALLDRNGGHIHPLNLALGEAEAIRQQGGKIFEQSAAVSITHGQPAVVKTDKGQVTARYVIVAGNAYLGTRLEPALARRSMPCGTQVVTTEPLAPEVAASLLPNNYCVEDCNYLLDYYRLTADNRLLYGGGVVYGARDPDDIDRLIMPKLLKTFPQLKGVKIDYRWTGNFLLTLSRMPQFGRLENNIYYMQGDSGHGVTCTHLAGKLISEALRGDAERFDAFATLPHYPFPGGRSFQIPFTAMGAAYYSLRDRLGV; this is encoded by the coding sequence ATGACTGAACATGTAAACAGTTACTATGCCGCAAGCGCTAACCCACACGCGCCCTTCCCGACGCTGACGGAGTCGGTGCAGTGCGATGTCTGTATTATCGGCGGCGGCTATACCGGGCTTTCTTCAGCGCTGCATCTGGTGGAGCAAGGCTATGACGTGGTACTGCTGGAATCGGCGCGCATCGGCTACGGCGCGAGCGGGCGCAACGGCGGCCAGGTGGTGAACTCCTACAGCCGCGATATCGACGTTATCGAAGCGCGCTACGGCACCGACACCGCGCGGATGCTCGGCAGCATGATGTTTGAAGGCGGCGAGATCATCCGCGAGCGCATTGCGCGTTACGATATCCAGTGTGACTATCGCCCCGGCGGGCTGTTTGTGGCGCTTAACCGCAAGCAGTATCTGGGCCTGATGGAGCAGAAGGCGAACTGGGAGCGCTACGGCAATAACGGCCTGGAGCTGCTGGACGCCGATGCGGTACGTGGCGAGATCGCAAGCCAGCGTTACACCGGCGCGCTGCTCGACCGCAACGGCGGCCATATTCATCCGCTGAATCTGGCGCTAGGCGAAGCCGAGGCGATTCGCCAGCAGGGCGGGAAAATTTTTGAGCAGTCGGCGGCGGTAAGTATCACCCACGGTCAGCCTGCCGTGGTGAAAACCGACAAAGGCCAGGTAACGGCGCGCTATGTGATTGTGGCGGGCAACGCCTATCTCGGCACCCGGCTGGAGCCCGCGCTCGCGCGGCGCAGTATGCCGTGCGGCACCCAGGTGGTGACGACCGAGCCGCTGGCCCCCGAGGTGGCCGCGTCGCTGCTGCCGAATAATTATTGCGTCGAGGACTGCAATTATCTGCTCGACTATTACCGCCTCACCGCCGACAACCGGCTGCTTTACGGCGGCGGCGTGGTCTACGGCGCGCGCGACCCGGATGATATCGACCGGCTGATTATGCCGAAGCTGCTGAAGACCTTCCCACAGTTGAAAGGCGTGAAAATCGATTACCGCTGGACCGGGAATTTCCTGCTGACGCTGTCACGCATGCCGCAGTTCGGACGGCTTGAGAACAACATTTATTATATGCAGGGCGACAGCGGCCACGGGGTGACCTGTACCCATCTTGCCGGGAAGCTCATCTCCGAGGCGCTGCGCGGCGACGCCGAGCGGTTCGACGCGTTCGCCACCCTCCCCCATTACCCGTTCCCCGGCGGGCGCTCGTTCCAGATCCCGTTTACCGCGATGGGTGCCGCGTATTACAGCCTGCGGGATCGGCTGGGCGTGTGA
- the puuC gene encoding aldehyde dehydrogenase PuuC, which translates to MEFHHLRYWQENAERLSIEGRLFYQGAYRRAASGDTFTVFNPATGQALANVARGAQTDVDNAVASARAVFERGDWSQASPGTRKAVLLRLASLMEQHHEELALLESLDTGKPIRHTLRDDIPGAARALRWYAEAVDKCYGEVAPTGPEALAMIVREPVGVVAAVVPWNFPLLLACWKLGPALAAGNSVVLKPSEKSPLTALRLAGLAQEAGLPDGVLNVIPGFGHEAGQALSLHPDVDVMTFTGSTRTGKQLLKDAGDSNMKRVWLEAGGKSANIVFADCPDLDQAAAATAAGIFYNQGQVCIAGTRLLVEASVKDAFLARLKAHAQSYTPGDPLDPDTVMGTLIDDEHAACVRRYIELGQEQGATLWLDGRTQPHSASVGPTIFTDVDGQMRIAREEIFGPVLAVTTFTREQEALRLANDSDYGLGAAVWTRSLSRAHRMARRLKAGSVFINNYNDGDMTVPFGGYKQSGNGRDKSLHALEKFTELKTIWMSLEQNHD; encoded by the coding sequence ATGGAATTTCATCATTTACGTTACTGGCAGGAGAACGCAGAGCGTCTGTCCATCGAAGGCCGGTTGTTTTATCAGGGCGCGTATCGCCGGGCGGCCAGCGGCGACACATTCACGGTCTTTAACCCGGCGACCGGTCAGGCGCTGGCGAACGTGGCGCGCGGCGCGCAAACCGATGTCGATAACGCGGTCGCCAGCGCTCGCGCAGTGTTTGAGCGCGGCGACTGGTCGCAGGCGTCGCCCGGCACCCGTAAAGCGGTGCTGCTGCGCCTGGCGAGCCTGATGGAGCAGCATCACGAGGAGCTGGCGCTGCTGGAGTCGCTCGACACCGGCAAACCGATTCGCCATACCCTGCGTGATGATATTCCGGGTGCCGCCCGCGCCCTGCGCTGGTACGCCGAAGCGGTCGATAAATGCTATGGCGAGGTAGCCCCAACCGGCCCGGAGGCGCTGGCGATGATCGTGCGTGAGCCTGTCGGAGTTGTGGCGGCGGTGGTGCCGTGGAATTTCCCGCTGCTGCTCGCCTGCTGGAAGCTCGGCCCGGCACTCGCCGCCGGGAACAGCGTGGTGCTAAAGCCCTCGGAGAAATCGCCGCTGACCGCGCTGCGTCTCGCCGGGCTCGCTCAGGAGGCGGGGCTGCCGGACGGCGTGCTGAATGTGATCCCCGGCTTCGGCCATGAGGCAGGCCAGGCGCTCTCCCTCCACCCGGATGTGGACGTGATGACCTTTACCGGATCAACCCGCACCGGAAAACAGCTGCTGAAAGACGCGGGGGATTCCAACATGAAACGCGTCTGGCTCGAAGCGGGCGGCAAGAGCGCCAATATCGTTTTCGCCGACTGTCCGGACCTCGACCAGGCCGCCGCCGCAACCGCTGCCGGGATCTTCTATAACCAGGGCCAGGTCTGTATCGCGGGCACCCGTCTGCTGGTGGAGGCGTCGGTTAAAGACGCGTTTCTGGCGCGGCTTAAAGCCCATGCCCAAAGCTATACGCCCGGCGATCCGCTCGACCCTGACACCGTCATGGGCACGCTGATTGACGACGAACACGCCGCCTGCGTGCGCCGTTATATCGAGCTTGGGCAGGAACAGGGCGCGACGCTGTGGCTGGATGGCCGCACCCAGCCGCATAGCGCGAGCGTCGGCCCGACGATTTTTACCGACGTCGATGGCCAGATGCGCATCGCCCGTGAAGAGATCTTCGGCCCGGTACTGGCGGTAACGACATTCACCCGCGAGCAGGAGGCGCTGCGGCTCGCCAACGACAGCGACTACGGGCTGGGCGCGGCGGTCTGGACGCGGTCGCTCTCCCGCGCGCACCGCATGGCGCGCCGCCTGAAAGCCGGCTCGGTGTTTATCAACAACTACAACGACGGCGATATGACCGTACCGTTCGGCGGCTATAAGCAGAGCGGCAACGGGCGCGACAAATCGCTGCACGCGCTGGAAAAATTTACTGAACTGAAAACCATCTGGATGAGCCTGGAGCAGAACCATGACTGA